A region of Haliotis asinina isolate JCU_RB_2024 chromosome 9, JCU_Hal_asi_v2, whole genome shotgun sequence DNA encodes the following proteins:
- the LOC137296536 gene encoding glutathione S-transferase 1-like: protein MPSYKYIYFNVRGRGEIPRLVLQCAGVPFEDKRIEFDEWPALKKEIPTGQLPVMEIDGKQFPESMSVSRYLAAEYGLAGKTPLDRLTADYITEQTRSMKEPIYKYFFLEDATKKAELEKAFFEETVPKFFGLWDNEVKGNTSGNGFLVGNEVTIADLAVMDALDFVLQNQDVKATFASKYPNLSRNYQAVISIPNIKQYRDTRPENKI from the exons ATGCCATCGTACAAATACATCTACTTCAATGTCAGGGGTCGGGGTGAAATTCCAAGACTTGTCTTGCAATGCGCAGGGGTTCCATTTGAAGACAAGAGGATTGAATTCGACGAATGGCCCGCGTTAAAGAAAG AGATCCCGACTGGCCAGCTCCCCGTGATGGAGATCGACGGGAAGCAGTTTCCAGAGAGCATGTCTGTCTCCAGATACCTGGCTGCGGAATACG GTCTGGCAGGAAAGACCCCGCTTGATCGCTTGACGGCGGACTACATCACGGAACAGACTCGCTCCATGAAGGAACCTATTTACAAATACTTCTTCCTCGAGGACGCCACCAAAAAG GCTGAGTTGGAGAAAGCTTTCTTCGAAGAGACTGTACCCAAGTTTTTCGGACTGTGGGACAACGAGGTGAAGGGCAACACCTCTGGTAACGGCTTTCTGGTGGGAAATGAG GTAACCATTGCTGACCTGGCCGTGATGGACGCCCTGGACTTTGTTCTGCAGAACCAAGACGTCAAAGCGACATTCGCCAGCAAATACCCCAACCTTTCCAGAAACTACCAGGCTGTCATATCCATTCCCAATATCAAACAATACAGAGACACCCGACCAGAGAACAAGATCTAA
- the LOC137296384 gene encoding glutathione S-transferase 1-like: protein MPSYKYTYFNLRARGEIPRLILRNAGVDFEDNRIEFSEWPTVKASTPFGQLPFIEIDGEAFPESMSISRYLAAEYGVAGKTPRERLRADVLTEQTRSMKEGIYKYFFEGDATIKAEAQKKFEEEIRPKYLKTWEQTAKDNASGSGHLVGNALTIADLAVMDALEAVLQDETFKVTFPKTYPNLAKNYNTVTNVANIKKYRESRPQTSI from the exons ATGCCTTCTTACAAATACACGTATTTCAATCTTCGTGCGAGGGGAGAGATACCACGCCTAATTCTCAGAAATGCTGGGGTAGATTTTGAAGACAATAGGATTGAATTTAGCGAGTGGCCCACCGTAAAAGCAA GTACCCCTTTTGGTCAGCTCCCATTTATAGAGATCGATGGAGAGGCGTTCCCAGAGAGTATGTCCATCTCCCGGTACCTTGCTGCAGAATACG GCGTGGCCGGGAAAACTCCCAGAGAGCGACTCAGAGCGGATGTGCTCACCGAGCAGACCCGGTCCATGAAGGAGGGTATCTACAAATACTTCTTTGAGGGCGACGCCACCATCAAG GCTGAGGCGCAGAAGAAGTTTGAGGAGGAGATCCGGCCAAAGTACCTGAAAACCTGGGAACAAACGGCCAAGGACAACGCTTCCGGGTCAGGGCACCTCGTGGGTAATGCT CTAACCATCGCTGACCTGGCCGTGATGGACGCTCTGGAAGCAGTATTGCAAGACGAAACCTTCAAGGTCACCTTCCCAAAGACCTACCCCAACTTGGCCAAGAACTACAACACGGTGACCAATGTGGCGAACATTAAGAAATACCGGGAGTCAAGGCCACAGACCTCCATTTGA